The Deltaproteobacteria bacterium CG11_big_fil_rev_8_21_14_0_20_42_23 genome includes a region encoding these proteins:
- the ybeY gene encoding rRNA maturation RNase YbeY produces MLAKIPIKKIQGKDAVSLIFTDNKTISHLAATFKHKPGATDVLCFPADDVWDETAGEIVISLDTAKAQAKARGVKLQDEIVLLVIHALLHLQGFDDQTEKKYSAMKRKEAEFFLQVLS; encoded by the coding sequence ATGCTCGCAAAAATTCCCATTAAAAAAATTCAAGGCAAAGATGCTGTAAGCCTCATTTTCACCGACAACAAAACCATTTCTCACCTTGCAGCTACATTCAAGCATAAACCGGGAGCCACTGATGTGCTTTGTTTTCCGGCCGATGATGTTTGGGACGAAACTGCAGGTGAAATTGTGATTTCACTTGATACCGCAAAGGCTCAAGCCAAGGCGCGAGGTGTTAAGCTTCAAGATGAAATAGTGTTGTTGGTTATTCACGCACTTCTTCACCTTCAAGGTTTCGACGATCAAACCGAAAAAAAATACAGCGCGATGAAAAGGAAAGAAGCCGAATTTTTTCTTCAGGTGCTCTCATGA
- a CDS encoding phosphate starvation-inducible protein PhoH — protein MYRKKESVQQDLEQKIHFQKNEIARELFGPHDEHVKFLAEKLGIRVHVRGTQLTLLGKAHDVEGAKKILQTLYLHIQNGKSIMSSEIEDAIKMMLRDENTNVEHVFEDIIFQTSKKRSLKVRNAAQRKYLELMHNKDLVFAIGPAGTGKTYIAVAVALTHLLKRKVSKIILTRPAVEAGEKLGFLPGDLQDKVNPYLRPLYDALYDMLEPSKVDELLQNDTIEVAPIAFMRGRTLNNAFIILDEAQNCTYQQMKMCLTRMGADSKMVITGDITQIDLPKGESSGLLEAKKILSHIPSIAFHEFEDEDVVRHELVQDIVNAYQKHEVKQK, from the coding sequence ATGTACAGAAAAAAAGAAAGTGTTCAACAAGACTTGGAACAAAAAATACATTTTCAGAAAAATGAAATTGCGAGAGAACTTTTTGGACCTCATGATGAGCATGTGAAATTTTTAGCAGAAAAGTTGGGTATTCGCGTTCATGTTCGAGGAACGCAGTTAACCTTGTTGGGAAAAGCGCACGATGTAGAAGGGGCAAAGAAAATTCTTCAAACGCTTTATCTCCACATTCAGAATGGAAAAAGTATTATGAGTTCTGAAATTGAGGATGCGATTAAAATGATGTTACGTGACGAAAACACAAATGTTGAACATGTTTTTGAAGATATTATTTTTCAAACTTCAAAAAAAAGAAGCTTGAAGGTGCGGAATGCTGCGCAAAGAAAATACCTTGAGCTGATGCACAACAAAGACCTTGTGTTTGCAATTGGACCAGCAGGAACAGGAAAAACATATATTGCAGTTGCTGTAGCATTAACCCATTTGCTAAAACGAAAAGTTTCAAAAATTATTCTCACCAGACCAGCCGTTGAAGCAGGTGAAAAATTGGGTTTTCTTCCGGGTGACCTGCAAGACAAGGTGAATCCCTATTTGCGGCCGTTGTATGATGCGTTGTATGACATGCTTGAACCTTCTAAAGTGGATGAGCTTTTACAAAACGATACCATCGAAGTTGCACCTATTGCGTTTATGCGTGGAAGAACTTTGAACAATGCCTTCATCATTTTGGATGAGGCGCAAAATTGTACGTATCAGCAAATGAAAATGTGTCTCACCAGAATGGGAGCTGATTCCAAAATGGTGATCACGGGAGACATTACTCAAATTGATTTGCCAAAAGGCGAATCTTCAGGCTTGTTGGAAGCGAAGAAAATTTTAAGCCACATTCCAAGTATTGCCTTTCACGAATTTGAAGACGAAGACGTAGTTCGACATGAACTTGTTCAAGATATTGTAAACGCCTATCAAAAACATGAAGTGAAACAAAAATGA
- the lnt gene encoding apolipoprotein N-acyltransferase produces the protein MTLTQVQKYLLSCLSGLLISFSLPLSIGGHPLPWLGFLAWIALVPMLLATQNESPKSTYRFSFITLFLSFSISLSWTYYAMHNFGGMSSLASILTALLLSLLMAALLALAPFTAKYLQRKTGQEYIVLLPVCWVVFEFVRTFFPFGGFPWADLSLSQSPFIHFIQFVDITGVYGLLFFIVWINQILSEFILHRFGMKQSFLKQKITLSIFFLVLVFGYGVYQVQTFASVTQGAPRLKVGLVQANIPQDKKWDEKFMVTNLFLHQEMSRQLFKANTDLVVWPEAAFPQMFPEAVSSFPPEVFGIPKTKDEAYLLFGALTTDDHQHLFNSAVLIDETGKKKAVYHKQHLVPFGEYIPLANVFPFLHKLSVPVGDFEEGSGRSVLPLSMGRFSVASLICFEGVFPQISRRQVDAGASLLVSLTNDAWYGPSSAPHQHLAHTVFRAVENKRSLVRAANTGFSAVVDPLGHILQKSPLFDQSLIVSDVSLIEAKTLYTKLGDWFPWSCVAYIAIAFLFSFIKRRGSGEKSVWV, from the coding sequence ATGACATTAACTCAAGTTCAAAAATATCTTCTTTCGTGTTTGAGTGGATTGCTTATTAGCTTTTCACTTCCGCTTTCCATTGGTGGCCATCCGCTTCCGTGGCTTGGTTTTTTAGCATGGATTGCTTTAGTGCCAATGTTGCTTGCAACTCAAAACGAATCTCCAAAAAGCACGTATCGATTTTCGTTTATCACCTTGTTTCTTTCGTTCAGTATTTCTCTTTCGTGGACGTATTATGCCATGCACAATTTTGGAGGAATGAGTTCGCTTGCCAGTATACTTACTGCACTTTTGCTTTCTCTTCTTATGGCGGCTCTTTTGGCGTTAGCTCCTTTTACGGCAAAATACTTACAACGAAAAACAGGACAAGAGTACATTGTCTTGCTTCCCGTGTGTTGGGTCGTCTTTGAGTTTGTGCGCACCTTTTTTCCGTTTGGTGGATTTCCTTGGGCTGATCTTTCGCTCTCACAATCACCGTTCATTCACTTCATTCAATTTGTCGATATTACGGGAGTGTATGGGCTGTTGTTTTTTATTGTCTGGATAAACCAAATCTTGTCCGAATTCATTTTGCACCGTTTTGGGATGAAGCAAAGTTTCCTCAAGCAAAAAATAACCTTAAGCATTTTTTTTCTCGTTCTCGTTTTTGGATATGGTGTGTATCAAGTGCAGACTTTCGCAAGCGTAACGCAAGGTGCACCTCGTCTAAAAGTTGGTTTGGTTCAGGCGAATATCCCTCAAGATAAAAAATGGGATGAAAAGTTTATGGTGACAAATCTTTTTCTTCATCAGGAGATGTCGCGTCAACTGTTTAAGGCAAACACAGATCTTGTCGTTTGGCCGGAAGCTGCCTTCCCACAAATGTTTCCCGAGGCAGTGAGTTCATTTCCGCCAGAAGTGTTTGGCATTCCAAAAACAAAAGATGAGGCCTATCTTCTTTTTGGTGCGCTTACGACCGATGATCATCAACATCTTTTTAATTCAGCGGTTCTCATCGATGAAACGGGAAAAAAGAAAGCAGTTTATCACAAGCAACACCTTGTTCCTTTTGGAGAATATATTCCATTGGCAAATGTTTTTCCATTTTTGCACAAGCTTTCGGTTCCCGTTGGTGATTTTGAAGAAGGCAGTGGAAGAAGTGTTTTGCCTCTTTCGATGGGAAGATTTAGTGTTGCCTCTCTCATTTGCTTCGAGGGAGTTTTTCCGCAAATCAGCCGTCGTCAAGTAGATGCGGGCGCATCCCTTTTGGTAAGCCTCACCAATGACGCTTGGTATGGACCCAGCAGCGCGCCACATCAGCATTTGGCACACACCGTTTTTCGTGCGGTTGAAAACAAGCGTTCCTTAGTAAGAGCTGCAAACACAGGATTTTCCGCCGTTGTTGATCCGCTTGGTCATATTTTGCAGAAATCTCCCTTGTTTGATCAATCCCTTATCGTTTCCGATGTTTCCCTCATCGAAGCAAAAACGCTTTATACCAAGCTTGGCGACTGGTTTCCTTGGTCGTGCGTTGCGTATATAGCCATTGCATTTCTTTTCTCCTTTATTAAAAGGCGTGGCTCTGGAGAAAAGAGTGTATGGGTGTAA